One Glycine max cultivar Williams 82 chromosome 3, Glycine_max_v4.0, whole genome shotgun sequence DNA window includes the following coding sequences:
- the LOC100776144 gene encoding alpha carbonic anhydrase 7 isoform X4 produces MQPQSHISIAILLISILFCSVSTRALDEPGYGYNEKSANGPRYWGDLKEEWAACKIGKIQSPIDLSTNGVEVIPKLGGLKYWNYKPQHATVSNRGHDVAVIWGGDAGSIDINGTPFFLQQAHWHWPSEHTINGRRYDLELHMVHVSPQPDGTNKTAVVGILYKYGSPDPLLSKLGKYITEIPEEDEEKSVGVIDPSKIMKGSKMYYRYMGSLTVPPCTEGIIWTVDKKVRTVSRGQVKLVKDTVLNYGIIMTFAP; encoded by the exons ATGCAGCCTCAAAGCCATATTTCGATTGCAATTTTGCTAATATCCATCCTATTTTGTTCCGTATCAACTAGAGCTCTTGATGAACCTG GGTATGGTTACAATGAAAAAAGTGCAAATGGCCCCCGATATTGGGGTGATCTCAAAGAAGAATGGGCAGCTTGTAAAATAGGGAAAATTCAATCTCCTATTGATTTGTCCACTAATGGAGTGGAAGTGATCCCCAAGTTAGGGGGACTAAAGTACTGGAACTATAAGCCTCAACATGCAACCGTCTCCAACAGGGGTCATGATGTTGCA GTCATTTGGGGAGGGGATGCTGGTTCAATAGATATAAATGGAACACCTTTCTTCCTCCAACAAGCCCATTGGCACTGGCCTTCCGAACATACCATCAATGGCCGCAG GTATGACTTGGAGTTGCACATGGTTCATGTTAGCCCACAGCCTGATGGAACAAATAAGACTGCGGTTGTTGGTATTCTGTACAAGTACGGTTCCCCTGATCCGTTGCTCTCTAAG TTGGGAAAATACATAACGGAGATTcctgaagaggatgaagaaaaaAGCGTAGGGGTGATTGATCCCTCAAAAATCATGAAGGGCAGCAAGATGTACTACAGGTACATGGGATCACTCACTGTACCTCCTTGCACTGAAGGCATCATTTGGACCGTTGATAAGAAG GTAAGAACTGTTTCAAGGGGGCAAGTGAAGTTGGTCAAGGATACAGTACTTAATTAT GGTATAATTATGACTTTTGCTCCATAA
- the LOC100776144 gene encoding alpha carbonic anhydrase 7 isoform X2 produces the protein MQPQSHISIAILLISILFCSVSTRALDEPGYGYNEKSANGPRYWGDLKEEWAACKIGKIQSPIDLSTNGVEVIPKLGGLKYWNYKPQHATVSNRGHDVAVIWGGDAGSIDINGTPFFLQQAHWHWPSEHTINGRRYDLELHMVHVSPQPDGTNKTAVVGILYKYGSPDPLLSKLGKYITEIPEEDEEKSVGVIDPSKIMKGSKMYYRYMGSLTVPPCTEGIIWTVDKKVRTVSRGQVKLVKDTVLNYGAGRPHLAEIGDILQLQCLTYSGAHMIIA, from the exons ATGCAGCCTCAAAGCCATATTTCGATTGCAATTTTGCTAATATCCATCCTATTTTGTTCCGTATCAACTAGAGCTCTTGATGAACCTG GGTATGGTTACAATGAAAAAAGTGCAAATGGCCCCCGATATTGGGGTGATCTCAAAGAAGAATGGGCAGCTTGTAAAATAGGGAAAATTCAATCTCCTATTGATTTGTCCACTAATGGAGTGGAAGTGATCCCCAAGTTAGGGGGACTAAAGTACTGGAACTATAAGCCTCAACATGCAACCGTCTCCAACAGGGGTCATGATGTTGCA GTCATTTGGGGAGGGGATGCTGGTTCAATAGATATAAATGGAACACCTTTCTTCCTCCAACAAGCCCATTGGCACTGGCCTTCCGAACATACCATCAATGGCCGCAG GTATGACTTGGAGTTGCACATGGTTCATGTTAGCCCACAGCCTGATGGAACAAATAAGACTGCGGTTGTTGGTATTCTGTACAAGTACGGTTCCCCTGATCCGTTGCTCTCTAAG TTGGGAAAATACATAACGGAGATTcctgaagaggatgaagaaaaaAGCGTAGGGGTGATTGATCCCTCAAAAATCATGAAGGGCAGCAAGATGTACTACAGGTACATGGGATCACTCACTGTACCTCCTTGCACTGAAGGCATCATTTGGACCGTTGATAAGAAG GTAAGAACTGTTTCAAGGGGGCAAGTGAAGTTGGTCAAGGATACAGTACTTAATTAT GGAGCAGGGAGACCCCACCTGGCTGAGATTGGGGATATATTGCAATTGCAGTGTTTAACATATAGTGGAGCCCATATGATAATAGCATAG
- the LOC100776144 gene encoding alpha carbonic anhydrase 7 isoform X3, with the protein MQPQSHISIAILLISILFCSVSTRALDEPGYGYNEKSANGPRYWGDLKEEWAACKIGKIQSPIDLSTNGVEVIPKLGGLKYWNYKPQHATVSNRGHDVAVIWGGDAGSIDINGTPFFLQQAHWHWPSEHTINGRRYDLELHMVHVSPQPDGTNKTAVVGILYKYGSPDPLLSKLGKYITEIPEEDEEKSVGVIDPSKIMKGSKMYYRYMGSLTVPPCTEGIIWTVDKKVRTVSRGQVKLVKDTVLNYVTFLKSLC; encoded by the exons ATGCAGCCTCAAAGCCATATTTCGATTGCAATTTTGCTAATATCCATCCTATTTTGTTCCGTATCAACTAGAGCTCTTGATGAACCTG GGTATGGTTACAATGAAAAAAGTGCAAATGGCCCCCGATATTGGGGTGATCTCAAAGAAGAATGGGCAGCTTGTAAAATAGGGAAAATTCAATCTCCTATTGATTTGTCCACTAATGGAGTGGAAGTGATCCCCAAGTTAGGGGGACTAAAGTACTGGAACTATAAGCCTCAACATGCAACCGTCTCCAACAGGGGTCATGATGTTGCA GTCATTTGGGGAGGGGATGCTGGTTCAATAGATATAAATGGAACACCTTTCTTCCTCCAACAAGCCCATTGGCACTGGCCTTCCGAACATACCATCAATGGCCGCAG GTATGACTTGGAGTTGCACATGGTTCATGTTAGCCCACAGCCTGATGGAACAAATAAGACTGCGGTTGTTGGTATTCTGTACAAGTACGGTTCCCCTGATCCGTTGCTCTCTAAG TTGGGAAAATACATAACGGAGATTcctgaagaggatgaagaaaaaAGCGTAGGGGTGATTGATCCCTCAAAAATCATGAAGGGCAGCAAGATGTACTACAGGTACATGGGATCACTCACTGTACCTCCTTGCACTGAAGGCATCATTTGGACCGTTGATAAGAAG GTAAGAACTGTTTCAAGGGGGCAAGTGAAGTTGGTCAAGGATACAGTACTTAATTAT GTCACATTTCTCAAAAGTTTGTGCTAG
- the LOC100776144 gene encoding alpha carbonic anhydrase 7 isoform X1: MQPQSHISIAILLISILFCSVSTRALDEPGYGYNEKSANGPRYWGDLKEEWAACKIGKIQSPIDLSTNGVEVIPKLGGLKYWNYKPQHATVSNRGHDVAVIWGGDAGSIDINGTPFFLQQAHWHWPSEHTINGRRYDLELHMVHVSPQPDGTNKTAVVGILYKYGSPDPLLSKLGKYITEIPEEDEEKSVGVIDPSKIMKGSKMYYRYMGSLTVPPCTEGIIWTVDKKVRTVSRGQVKLVKDTVLNYLRKIESSELMRGASRKNVFSTIGKGWDRDIFATICQ; encoded by the exons ATGCAGCCTCAAAGCCATATTTCGATTGCAATTTTGCTAATATCCATCCTATTTTGTTCCGTATCAACTAGAGCTCTTGATGAACCTG GGTATGGTTACAATGAAAAAAGTGCAAATGGCCCCCGATATTGGGGTGATCTCAAAGAAGAATGGGCAGCTTGTAAAATAGGGAAAATTCAATCTCCTATTGATTTGTCCACTAATGGAGTGGAAGTGATCCCCAAGTTAGGGGGACTAAAGTACTGGAACTATAAGCCTCAACATGCAACCGTCTCCAACAGGGGTCATGATGTTGCA GTCATTTGGGGAGGGGATGCTGGTTCAATAGATATAAATGGAACACCTTTCTTCCTCCAACAAGCCCATTGGCACTGGCCTTCCGAACATACCATCAATGGCCGCAG GTATGACTTGGAGTTGCACATGGTTCATGTTAGCCCACAGCCTGATGGAACAAATAAGACTGCGGTTGTTGGTATTCTGTACAAGTACGGTTCCCCTGATCCGTTGCTCTCTAAG TTGGGAAAATACATAACGGAGATTcctgaagaggatgaagaaaaaAGCGTAGGGGTGATTGATCCCTCAAAAATCATGAAGGGCAGCAAGATGTACTACAGGTACATGGGATCACTCACTGTACCTCCTTGCACTGAAGGCATCATTTGGACCGTTGATAAGAAG GTAAGAACTGTTTCAAGGGGGCAAGTGAAGTTGGTCAAGGATACAGTACTTAATTAT tTGAGGAAGATCGAATCAAGCGAGTTGATGAGGGGGGCATCGaggaaaaatgttttttcaacAATTGGGAAAGGATGGGATAGAGATATCTTTGCTACAATTTGTCAATGA
- the LOC100776677 gene encoding alpha carbonic anhydrase 7, translating to MQRQSHISVAISLICILFCSKLTRALDEPEYGYNEKSENGPQHWGDLKEEWADCKIGQMQSPIDLSTNGVEVIPKLGGLKYWNYKPQHAIVSNRGHDVAVMWEDDAGSIDINGTLFFLQQAHWHWPAEHTINGRRYDLELHMVHVSTQPDGTNKTAVVGILYKYGSPDPLLSKLGKYIMEIPEEDEEKSVGVIDPSEIIKGSKMYYRYMGSLTAPPCTEDIIWTVDKKVRTVSRGQVKLLKDTVLNYYAKWNARPLQFINQREIQLYVPKIKNKPLY from the exons ATGCAGCGTCAAAGCCACATTTCGGTCGCAATTTCACTGATATGCATCCTGTTTTGTTCCAAATTAACTAGAGCTCTTGATGAACCTG AGTATGGTTACAACGAAAAAAGTGAAAATGGGCCCCAACACTGGGGCGATCTGAAAGAAGAATGGGCAGACTGTAAAATAGGGCAAATGCAATCTCCTATTGATTTGTCCACTAATGGAGTGGAAGTGATCCCCAAGTTAGGGGGACTAAAGTACTGGAACTATAAGCCTCAACATGCTATTGTCTCCAACAGGGGTCATGATGTTGCG GTCATGTGGGAAGATGATGCTGGCTCAATAGACATAAATGGAACACTTTTCTTCCTCCAACAAGCCCATTGGCACTGGCCTGCCGAACATACCATCAACGGCCGGAG ATATGACTTGGAGTTGCACATGGTTCATGTTAGCACACAACCTGATGGAACAAACAAGACCGCTGTTGTTGGTATTCTGTACAAGTACGGTTCCCCCGATCCATTGCTCTCTAAG ttgggaaaatacataatggaGATTCCTGAAGAGGACGAAGAGAAAAGCGTAGGGGTGATTGATCCCTCAGAAATCATAAAGGGCAGCAAGATGTACTACAGGTACATGGGATCACTCACTGCACCTCCTTGCACTGAAGACATCATTTGGACCGTTGATAAGAAG GTAAGAACTGTTTCAAGGGGGCAGGTGAAGTTGCTCAAGGATACGGTACTTAATTAT TATGCCAAATGGAATGCAAGACCGCTACAGTTCATAAATCAACGAGAGATACAATTATACGTTCCAAAGATCAAGAATAAACCTCTGTATTAG
- the LOC100777215 gene encoding E3 ubiquitin-protein ligase RZFP34, whose amino-acid sequence MEPHRHLSKNELSNKKPRVEIPPSEIGCGHYGCSHYKRRCKIIAPCCNEIFDCRFCHNESKNSIEVKLADWHDISRHDVKRVICSLCGTEQDVQQMCINCGVCMGRYFCSKCKFFDDDLSKKQFHCDECGICRNGGVENMFHCNTCGFCYSSYLKDKHKCMEKAMHTNCPICFEFLFDTTKAIALLACGHNMHLGCIRQLQQRLMYACPVCSKSFCDMSVIWEKVDEIIESRPMPEEYQNVKIWILCNDCVETSEVSFHTMALKCPKCKSYNTRRTQAAPAEPAASAESAESAAPAESDASSSSSRVE is encoded by the exons ATGGAACCTCATCGTCACCTTTCAAAGAATGAACTTTCTAACAAGAAACCCCGCGTTGAGATCCCTCCATCCGAAATCGGATGTGGACATTACGG GTGCTCACATTATAAAAGGAGATGTAAGATCATAGCGCCGTGTTGCAATGAAATCTTCGATTGCAGATTTTGCCACAATGAATCTAAG AATTCAATTGAAGTCAAACTTGCTGACTGGCATGATATTTCTCGTCATGATGTGAAGAGG GTCATCTGTTCCTTGTGTGGCACAGAGCAAGAT GTTCAACAGATGTGCATTAACTGTGGTGTTTGCATGGGCAGATACTTTTGCTCCAAATGCAAGTTTTTCGATGACGAT TTATCAAAGAAACAATTCCATTGTGATGAATGTGGAATCTGCAG AAATGGAGGTGTAGAGAACATGTTCCACTGTAACACATGTG GATTTTGCTATTCATCATACTTGAAGGATAAACACAAATGTATGGAAAAAGCAATGCATACCAATTGCCCAATTTGCTTCGAG TTTCTTTTTGATACAACGAAAGCCATTGCTTTATTGGCATGTGGTCACAACATGCACCTAGGATGCATTAGACAATTGCAACAACGTTTAAT gtatgcaTGCCCAGTTTGTTCCAAATCATTTTGTGACATGTCAGTTATTTGGGAGAAAGTGGATGAGATT attgaatcaaggCCAATGCCTGAAGAATATCAAAATGTAaag ATTTGGATTCTTTGCAACGATTGCGTGGAAACATCTGAAGTAAGTTTTCATACTATGGCGCTCAAGTGCCCTAAATGCAAGTCCTATAATACCAGAAGGACTCAAGCTGCACCAGCTGAACCAGCTGCATCAGCTGAATCAGCTGAATCAGCTGCACCAGCTGAATCAGATGCTTCTTCTAGTTCATCGAGGGTTGAATAG
- the LOC100799358 gene encoding Triosephosphate isomerase, chloroplastic-like, which translates to MAATSTSLASQLYIGLRRPCLKLDSFNSQSFSLFDPNLRLSLSPPKPSRAVIAMAGTGKFFVGGNWKCNGTKDSISKLVADLNNAKLEPDVDVVVAPPFLYIDQVKNSLTERIEISAQNSWVGKGGAFTGEISAEQLKDLGCKWVVLGHSERRHVIGENDEFIGKKAAYALSQGLGVIACIGELLEEREAGKTFDVCFQQLKAYADAVASWDNIVIAYEPVWAIGTGKVATPQQAQEVHVAVRDWLKKNVSDEVASKTRIIYGGSVNGGNSAELAKQEDIDGFLVGGASLKGPEFATIVNSVTSKKVAA; encoded by the exons ATGGCGGCAACCTCAACATCACTGGCTTCTCAACTCTACATTGGCCTGCGCCGCCCCTGCCTCAAGCTCGATTCTTTCAATTCTcaatctttctctctcttcgaCCCTAATCTTCGCCTATCCCTCTCTCCACCCAAACCCTCACGCGCCGTCATCGCCATGGCCGGCACCGGGAAG TTCTTTGTTGGTGGCAACTGGAAGTGT AACGGAACAAAAGACTCAATCAGCAAGCTTGTTGCTGACTTGAACAATGCAAAATTGGAGCCTGATGTTG ATGTTGTCGTTGCACCTCCCTTCCTCTACATCGATCAAGTGAAAAACTCACTCACTGAGCGGATTGAAATATCTGCCCAGAATTCTTGGGTTGGAAAAGGTGGTGCTTTTACTGGAGAAATCAG CGCGGAACAACTAAAAGATCTTGGATGCAAGTGGGTTGTTCTTGGACATTCTGAGCGAAGACATGTTATTGGAGAAAATGATGAG TTTATAGGGAAGAAAGCTGCCTATGCTTTGAGCCAAGGTCTTGGGGTGATTGCATGCATTGGAGAATTGTTAGAAGAAAGGGAGGCTGGAAAaacttttgatgtttgttttcaGCAATTGAAGGCTTATGCAG ACGCAGTTGCTAGTTGGGACAACATTGTTATTGCATATGAACCTGTATGGGCCATTGGAACGGGCAAAGTGGCCACTCCCCAACAAGCTCAGGAAGTACATGTAGCTGTTCGGGATTGGCTAAAAAAGAATGTCTCAGATGAAGTTGCGTCTAAAACACGAATTATTTATGGAG ggtcTGTAAATGGAGGCAACAGTGCTGAACTGGCAAAGCAAGAAGATATTGATGGATTTCTCGTTGGAGGTGCTTCATTAAAG GGTCCTGAGTTTGCTACCATTGTCAATTCAGTCACATCCAAGAAAGTTGCGGCTTAA